Within Kutzneria chonburiensis, the genomic segment GGTGTCCGGCACCGGCGTCGACTGGGACTTCGCGCCCTGCCTGTGCGTGGCCCGTGACGACCGCTGGGGCCGTACCTACGAGTCCTTCGGTGAAGTGCCGGAAATCCCGACTGCCATGACGTCCATCATCACCGGCCTCCAGGGCACCACGCTGGGCGGCCCCGCGTCGGTGTTGGCGACCGCCAAGCACTACGTCGGCGACGGCGGCACCACCGGCGGCGTCAACGAGGGCAACACGCAACTGTCCGAGGCCGACCTCAGGGCCATTCACCTGCCGCCGTTCAAGGCTGCGGTGGACAAGGGCGTCGGCTCGGTGATGATCTCGTACAGCAGCTGGAACGGCGTCAAGATGCACGGCAACCACTACCTGATCACCGATGTGCTCAAGGGCGAGCTGGGCTTCAGCGGCTTCGTGGTGTCGGACTGGGCCGGCATCGACCAGATCGACGGCCAGTCCGGCTTCTCGGCGGCCGACATCGACGCCGGCATCAACGCCGGCATCGACATGGTCATGGTGCCGACCAACTACAAACAGTTCATCAGCCTGCTGCGCACCGAGGTGAACAACGGCCACATCGCGCGCTCGCGGATCGACGACGCGAATCGGCGCATCCTGACCAAGAAGTTCCAGCTGGGCCTGTTCGAGCACCCGTTGACCGACCGTTCCTACACGGCCACGGTCGGGTCCGCCGACCACCGCGCGCTGGCCCGGCAGGCGGTGCGCGAGTCGCAGGTGGTGTTGAAGAACGCCGGGAACGTCCTGCCGTTGTCCAAGTCGGCCAAGGTGTTCGTGGCCGGCAAGTCGGCCGACGACATCGGCAACCAGAGCGGCGGCTGGACCATCAGCTGGCAGGGCGGCAGCGGCAACGTGACGCCCGGGACCACTGTGCTGCAAGGCATCCGCAACACGGTGACCGGCAGCGGCTCGGTCACGTACGACCGTTACGGCAACGGGATCAACTCCACCTACACCGCCGCTGTCGCGGTCATCGGCGAGACCCCGTACGCGGAGGGCCAGGGCGACCGACCCGGTGGCCTCGGCCTTGACCAGGAAGACCTCACCACGCTGACGCGGCTGCACGCGTCCGGGGTGCCGGTGATCGCGGTGCTGGTGTCCGGCCGCCCGCTGGACATCGCCGCACAGCTGCCGAACTGGAACGCACTGATCGCCGCGTGGCTCCCCGGCACCGAAGGCAACGGCGTGGCCGACGTGCTGTTCGGCGACTACGCGCCGACCGGGAAGCTGCCGGTGACGTGGCCGAGCAGCAGCTCGCAGGAGCCGATCAACGACGGTGACGGCCAGACGCCGCTGTTCCCGCTGGGATACGGCCTGACCTACCCCGGTACGACCACCCCGCCCCCGACCACGACGACCACCACCGGCCCGGGGCCGGTCGGGTGCGCGGCGGACTACTCGGTCACCAGCACGTGGCAGGGCGGCTTCCAGGCCGCGGTGACGGTCACCAACCGGGGCAGCGCGCCGATCGCCGCCTGGACCGTGGCCTGGACGTGGCCGAGCGGCCAGACCGTCACCAACGTCTGGAACGGCACGTACACCCAGACCGGGACGGCCGTCACCGTTCGCAACGCGACGTGGAACGGCACGGTGGCGCCCGGCGCGTCGGTCACGTTCGGGCTCACCGGCAACGGCAACGCGGTGATCCCGACGCTGACCTGTTCCTGACCGACAGGCCGGCGTGGCGGGCCGACCAGCAATGGGGGCTCGGGCAGCCACCGGTCGGCCCACCCACAAGCTGTGACGGAGGTCCCGATGTCCTACCGGCGACGAGCACGACTCAACGCCGCTTGCCTGCTCGTGGCGACGATGACCGCGGCCACACTCGTCCCGTCCGCGTGGGCGGACGGCCCGGCAGCGCCGGGCGCGAGCGCGGTGCCGATCTACCGCGACACCCACCACAGCTTCGCCGAACGGGCCGCTGACCTCGTGTCCCGCATGACGCTCGGCGAGAAGGTGCTGCAACTGCACACCAACAGCGCGCCGGCCATCCCGCGGCTGGGCGTGCAGCAGTACACGTACTGGAGCGAAGGGCAGCACGGACTCAACACGCTGGGCGCGAACACCGACCACGGCACCGTCGGCGGCGGGGTGCACGCGACGAGCTTCCCGACCAATCTGGCCAGCACCATGTCCTGGGATCCGGACCTGGTCTACCAGGAGACCACGGCGATCTCCGACGAGGCGCGCGGCATGCTGGACAAGTCGCTGTGGGGCGCCGGGCAGAACAACATCGGCCCGGACCGCAACGGTTACGGCTCACTGACCTACTGGGCCCCGACCGTGAACATGGACCGCGATCCCCGGTGGGGGCGCACCGACGAGGCGTTCGGCGAGGATCCGTTCCTGGTCGGCCGGA encodes:
- a CDS encoding cellulose binding domain-containing protein encodes the protein MTYPGTTTPPPTTTTTTGPGPVGCAADYSVTSTWQGGFQAAVTVTNRGSAPIAAWTVAWTWPSGQTVTNVWNGTYTQTGTAVTVRNATWNGTVAPGASVTFGLTGNGNAVIPTLTCS